A genomic stretch from Haemophilus parainfluenzae ATCC 33392 includes:
- a CDS encoding D-alanyl-D-alanine carboxypeptidase family protein — MLKQSAKLKKIVLCSGLMAASTFAASEDIQYGIAIPEVNAQTYVLMDYNSGAVLASLNPDQRQYPASLTKMMTSYVVGAALKQGKIHNEDMVTISESAWGRNFPDSSKMFLNLNQQVSVGDLNKGIIIVSGNDACVAVAEHISGTVANFVDTMNKYVQQFGLKNTNFTTPHGLDDPNQYSTARDMAIIGAHIIRDLPEEYKIYAEKDFTFNKIKQPNRNGLLWDKTINVDGMKTGHTSQAGYNLVASATSPNNMRLISVVMGVPTYKGREVESKKLLQWGFANFETLKTYKANEEISKQSVYYGDKGEVKVGVLQDGFITVPKGKQADLKARYELDNKYLQAPLAKGQVVGKIVYQLDGKDVATVNLQALEDVQEGGFLGKGWDWLVLTVKGLFD, encoded by the coding sequence ATGTTAAAACAATCTGCAAAATTGAAAAAAATTGTACTATGCTCGGGATTAATGGCAGCATCAACATTTGCCGCATCTGAAGACATTCAATATGGTATTGCAATACCGGAAGTGAATGCACAAACTTATGTTTTAATGGATTACAATTCTGGTGCGGTACTGGCATCACTTAACCCTGATCAACGCCAATACCCTGCTTCATTAACGAAAATGATGACCAGTTATGTGGTTGGTGCGGCATTAAAACAAGGTAAAATCCATAATGAAGATATGGTGACAATTAGCGAAAGCGCTTGGGGTAGAAATTTCCCTGATTCGTCAAAAATGTTCTTAAATTTAAATCAACAAGTGTCAGTGGGTGATTTAAACAAAGGGATTATCATTGTTTCTGGTAATGATGCCTGTGTTGCAGTAGCTGAACATATTTCGGGTACCGTGGCTAACTTCGTTGATACCATGAATAAATACGTTCAACAATTTGGCTTAAAAAATACTAACTTCACTACACCACATGGTTTAGACGATCCAAACCAATATTCAACTGCACGTGATATGGCGATTATTGGTGCGCATATTATTCGTGATTTACCGGAAGAATATAAAATCTACGCGGAAAAAGACTTTACTTTCAACAAAATCAAACAACCTAATCGTAATGGTTTATTATGGGATAAAACCATTAACGTGGATGGTATGAAAACCGGTCACACAAGCCAAGCAGGTTATAACCTTGTCGCATCAGCAACAAGCCCAAACAATATGCGTTTGATTTCTGTTGTCATGGGCGTGCCTACCTATAAAGGCCGTGAAGTTGAAAGTAAAAAACTCTTACAATGGGGTTTTGCTAACTTTGAAACCTTAAAAACCTACAAAGCCAATGAAGAAATTTCAAAACAATCGGTTTACTACGGTGATAAAGGTGAGGTAAAAGTTGGTGTATTACAAGATGGATTTATTACCGTGCCAAAAGGTAAACAAGCTGACTTAAAAGCACGTTACGAATTAGATAACAAATACTTACAAGCACCTTTAGCAAAAGGCCAAGTGGTAGGTAAAATCGTTTATCAATTAGATGGTAAAGATGTCGCAACAGTGAATCTTCAAGCATTAGAAGATGTACAAGAAGGCGGCTTCTTAGGAAAAGGTTGGGACTGGTTAGTGTTAACGGTTAAAGGATTATTCGACTAA
- the ybeD gene encoding DUF493 family protein YbeD yields MATENDYEKLKEVMEFPAAMTFKVAGVNREGLAQDIIAVIQKYLPGDYIPKEKRSSKGTYNSVSIDIVAQNFEQVETLYKELSKVEGVKMVL; encoded by the coding sequence ATGGCAACCGAAAACGATTATGAAAAACTAAAAGAAGTAATGGAATTCCCAGCTGCAATGACATTTAAAGTCGCAGGCGTTAACCGCGAGGGGTTAGCACAAGACATCATCGCGGTGATACAAAAATATTTACCGGGTGATTATATTCCAAAGGAAAAACGCAGTAGTAAAGGCACTTATAATTCAGTTTCGATTGATATCGTCGCGCAAAACTTTGAGCAAGTAGAAACACTTTACAAAGAACTTTCAAAAGTTGAAGGCGTTAAAATGGTTCTCTAA
- the lipB gene encoding lipoyl(octanoyl) transferase LipB, translating into MSNTDLIVRQLGLQDYQEIWHKMQKFTDNRNAETTDEIWLVEHHPVFTQGQAGKPEHLLQSSNIPVVQSDRGGQITYHGPGQQVMYVLIDIKRHEHLNVRQLVTALEQSVVKTLADYGIEGYPKPDAPGVYIDGKKICSLGLRIRKGCSFHGLAFNINMDLNPFHYINPCGYAGLEMCQLADFIGKEEATLDKVSPKLIKHFAELLGYNVTNL; encoded by the coding sequence ATGAGCAATACTGATTTAATTGTCCGTCAATTAGGATTACAAGATTATCAGGAAATCTGGCATAAAATGCAGAAATTCACCGATAATCGAAATGCAGAAACCACCGATGAAATTTGGTTAGTTGAGCATCATCCTGTTTTCACACAAGGCCAAGCAGGCAAACCAGAGCACTTATTACAAAGTAGTAATATACCTGTTGTTCAATCCGATCGTGGTGGTCAAATTACCTATCATGGTCCTGGTCAGCAGGTCATGTATGTACTCATTGATATTAAACGTCATGAACATTTAAATGTTCGCCAATTAGTGACAGCACTTGAACAATCCGTTGTAAAAACCCTAGCAGACTATGGTATTGAAGGTTATCCCAAACCAGATGCACCTGGCGTGTATATTGATGGCAAAAAAATCTGTTCATTAGGTTTACGCATTCGAAAAGGCTGCTCTTTCCATGGGCTCGCGTTTAATATCAATATGGATCTCAATCCTTTCCACTACATTAATCCTTGTGGCTATGCAGGGCTTGAAATGTGTCAGCTTGCTGACTTTATTGGTAAAGAAGAGGCAACACTTGACAAGGTTTCCCCAAAATTAATTAAACACTTTGCCGAACTTTTGGGCTATAATGTTACAAATTTATAA
- a CDS encoding putative transporter has translation MSETAITISLLALVAVIGLWIGHFKIKGVGLGIGGVLFGGILVAHFTTQYGIKLDSHTLHFVQEFGLILFVYTIGIQVGPGFFASLRKSGLTLNGLGILIVALGAVVTILIYKLADIPLDVALGIYSGAVTNTPSLGAGQQILSELGMSQTTSNMGMAYAMAYPFGICGILLSMWLIRLFFKIKVDKEAANFEKESGHDKEALKSMSLKVTNTNLNGIHLIEIPGFDDEDVVCSRLKRGELVIVPKADTNVQLDDILHLVGNPEGLKKMHLIIGEEVDVPVASLSGEIRSERVVVTNEKVLGKQIRHLGIHQKYGVVISRLNRAGVELVPTAHTTLQFGDVLHMVGKTDILNQAISVIGNAKQKLLQVQMLPVFIGIGLGVLLGSIPFYIPGFPVALKLGLAGGPLVVALILARIGSIGKLYWFMPPSANLALREIGIVLFLAVVGLKSGGSFVDTLTNGSGLEWMGYGIFITLVPLMIVGIIARLYVKLNYLSLCGLLAGSMTDPPALAFANELKEGSGAAALSYATVYPLTMFLRIISPQLLAILLWV, from the coding sequence ATGAGTGAAACTGCGATTACCATTAGTTTGCTTGCCCTCGTTGCCGTGATTGGCCTATGGATCGGGCATTTTAAAATTAAAGGTGTAGGTCTGGGTATTGGGGGCGTGCTATTTGGTGGGATTTTAGTTGCCCATTTTACCACCCAATATGGCATTAAATTAGATAGCCATACATTACATTTCGTGCAAGAGTTCGGCTTAATTCTGTTTGTTTATACGATTGGTATTCAAGTGGGGCCGGGCTTTTTTGCTTCCTTACGAAAATCAGGCTTAACCTTAAATGGGTTAGGCATTTTAATCGTTGCACTTGGTGCAGTGGTGACAATTCTCATTTATAAGCTGGCGGATATTCCTCTTGATGTCGCGCTTGGTATTTACTCCGGTGCAGTCACCAATACCCCATCTCTCGGTGCGGGTCAGCAAATTCTTTCTGAATTAGGCATGTCGCAGACGACGTCTAACATGGGGATGGCCTATGCAATGGCTTATCCTTTTGGAATTTGTGGCATTTTACTTTCTATGTGGCTTATTCGTCTTTTCTTTAAAATTAAAGTGGATAAAGAAGCAGCAAATTTTGAAAAAGAAAGTGGTCATGACAAAGAAGCACTCAAAAGCATGTCTCTGAAAGTCACCAATACTAATCTCAATGGTATCCATTTGATTGAAATTCCAGGTTTTGATGATGAAGATGTCGTCTGCTCTCGCTTGAAACGGGGTGAGCTTGTTATTGTGCCGAAAGCAGATACCAATGTTCAGCTTGATGATATTTTACATTTAGTTGGTAACCCTGAAGGCTTGAAAAAAATGCATCTGATTATCGGGGAAGAAGTTGATGTTCCAGTCGCAAGCTTAAGTGGAGAAATTCGTTCTGAGCGAGTGGTCGTGACAAATGAAAAAGTGCTCGGAAAACAAATTCGTCATCTCGGCATTCATCAAAAATACGGTGTAGTCATTTCACGTTTAAACCGAGCAGGTGTCGAATTAGTACCAACTGCACATACAACACTTCAATTTGGTGATGTATTACACATGGTGGGTAAAACTGATATTCTCAACCAAGCAATTTCAGTGATCGGGAACGCCAAACAGAAACTGTTACAAGTACAAATGTTGCCAGTGTTTATTGGGATTGGCTTAGGGGTATTACTCGGCTCCATTCCTTTCTATATTCCAGGTTTCCCTGTGGCATTAAAATTAGGGCTAGCAGGCGGACCGTTAGTCGTCGCATTGATCTTGGCTCGAATTGGCTCTATCGGAAAACTCTACTGGTTTATGCCACCGAGTGCGAACTTGGCATTGCGCGAAATTGGTATTGTGCTCTTCCTTGCTGTAGTCGGTTTAAAATCTGGCGGTAGCTTTGTGGACACACTCACCAATGGTTCCGGTCTTGAATGGATGGGCTACGGTATTTTCATCACTCTTGTACCATTAATGATTGTAGGTATCATTGCACGTTTATATGTAAAATTAAATTATCTTTCTCTTTGTGGCCTGTTAGCGGGGTCAATGACGGATCCTCCTGCGCTTGCTTTCGCCAATGAACTGAAAGAAGGAAGCGGTGCCGCAGCACTCTCCTATGCGACAGTCTATCCGCTCACCATGTTCTTACGGATCATTTCACCACAATTATTAGCCATTCTTTTATGGGTTTAA
- the mrdA gene encoding penicillin-binding protein 2 — MNLKKFFSAPTNEPIRDKKAERNLFARRTLVAFIGILALSGVLFANIYHLQVVNYDMYQTRSNGNRIKLLPLPPTRGLIYDRYGELLAENLTFFGLYIVPEKTENLDRTFEELRYVVGLTDEDIEHFKKERRRGTRYTPILLKPSLTEEQIARFAVNQYKYPSLDVRPYFKRNYLYGEAMTHILGYVGRINDRDVERLKKEEKFANYSGSTDMGKLGIERYYEEQLHGTTGFEEVEINNRGKVIRKLREQPATAGKSIHLTIDFTLQRYIMSLLSGQKGAVVVLDPKDNSVLAMVSTPSYDNNLFVDGISSSDYKRLLEDPTRPLYSRATQGVYPPASTVKPFVAVAALTEGVITPNTTIFDPGYWTLPNSTKRFRDWKKTGHGYTDLNKAITESSDTFFYQTAFNLGIDRFSMWMKRFGFGMPTGIEIQEEATANMPSKEWKQKRYKKPWVQGDTISVGIGQGYWTATPLQVAKATSIVVNNGKIHTPHLMKSVEGATIEPYQDPLLYEDITDPKQAYWDAAKRGMFNVVNSGAGTGRKAFIGTNYHVAGKSGTAQVFSLKENQKYNAAGLKKELHDHAWFTAYAPYEDPKLVVTIILENAGGGSSNAAPIARQIMDFYLNKRLPQIERLENAEKEKKTNQTDLDAPALESQPSENE, encoded by the coding sequence ATGAATTTAAAAAAATTCTTTTCTGCACCAACCAATGAACCGATCCGCGATAAAAAAGCGGAGCGGAACTTGTTTGCGCGTCGAACATTGGTCGCATTCATCGGTATTTTAGCCCTAAGTGGTGTGCTATTTGCTAATATTTACCATCTCCAAGTGGTGAATTACGACATGTACCAAACTCGCTCAAATGGTAACCGTATTAAATTACTTCCGCTTCCTCCTACTCGCGGATTAATTTACGACCGTTACGGCGAGTTACTGGCAGAAAACCTCACTTTTTTCGGTTTATATATCGTGCCGGAAAAAACAGAAAATTTAGACCGCACTTTTGAAGAATTGCGCTATGTTGTAGGACTCACTGATGAAGACATTGAGCATTTCAAAAAAGAGCGTCGTCGTGGTACACGCTATACGCCGATTTTACTCAAACCAAGCTTAACGGAAGAACAAATTGCCCGTTTTGCAGTAAACCAGTATAAATATCCAAGCCTTGATGTACGTCCTTATTTCAAACGAAATTACCTGTATGGCGAAGCCATGACTCATATTTTGGGTTATGTTGGACGCATTAATGACCGAGATGTTGAGCGCCTAAAAAAAGAAGAAAAATTTGCTAACTATTCCGGTTCTACGGACATGGGGAAACTGGGTATTGAACGTTATTACGAAGAACAACTCCATGGTACAACTGGTTTCGAAGAGGTTGAAATTAATAACCGTGGTAAAGTTATTCGTAAACTACGTGAACAACCCGCCACCGCGGGGAAAAGTATTCATCTGACTATCGATTTTACTCTTCAACGCTACATTATGTCGCTCCTTTCAGGTCAAAAAGGCGCTGTTGTTGTGCTTGATCCGAAAGATAATAGTGTATTAGCGATGGTTTCAACACCAAGCTACGATAATAATTTATTCGTCGATGGCATTTCTTCCAGTGATTACAAACGTTTACTCGAAGATCCAACTCGACCACTTTACAGTCGTGCAACACAAGGGGTGTATCCACCAGCCTCTACGGTAAAACCATTCGTTGCTGTTGCGGCATTAACTGAAGGGGTGATTACACCTAATACCACGATTTTTGACCCAGGCTACTGGACATTACCAAACTCAACAAAACGTTTCCGAGATTGGAAAAAAACAGGGCATGGTTATACAGATTTAAACAAAGCCATTACTGAATCATCGGACACTTTCTTCTATCAAACCGCCTTTAATTTAGGTATTGATCGTTTCTCAATGTGGATGAAACGTTTTGGGTTTGGTATGCCGACAGGTATTGAAATTCAAGAAGAAGCCACGGCCAATATGCCGAGTAAAGAATGGAAACAAAAACGTTATAAAAAACCTTGGGTACAGGGCGATACAATCTCAGTGGGTATTGGGCAGGGGTATTGGACAGCGACACCATTACAAGTGGCAAAAGCGACTTCTATTGTAGTCAATAACGGTAAAATTCATACGCCACATTTAATGAAATCAGTTGAGGGTGCCACCATTGAACCGTATCAAGACCCGCTTTTATATGAAGATATTACCGACCCGAAACAAGCTTATTGGGATGCGGCTAAGCGCGGTATGTTCAATGTGGTGAATTCAGGTGCAGGAACAGGGCGAAAAGCCTTTATCGGCACGAATTATCATGTAGCAGGGAAATCCGGTACCGCACAAGTGTTCAGCTTAAAAGAAAACCAAAAATATAATGCCGCGGGATTGAAAAAAGAATTACATGACCATGCTTGGTTCACGGCTTATGCGCCTTATGAAGATCCAAAATTAGTTGTCACCATTATTTTAGAAAACGCGGGCGGTGGTTCAAGTAATGCGGCGCCAATTGCACGGCAAATTATGGATTTCTACTTGAATAAACGCTTGCCGCAAATTGAACGTCTAGAAAATGCTGAAAAAGAGAAAAAGACGAACCAAACTGATTTAGATGCGCCAGCACTAGAATCTCAACCAAGTGAGAATGAATAA
- the rlmH gene encoding 23S rRNA (pseudouridine(1915)-N(3))-methyltransferase RlmH: MKITLIAVGTKMPAWVTTGFEEYQRRFPKDMPFELIEIPAGKRGKNADIKRILEQEGKAMLAACGKGKVVTLDIPGKPWTTPQLAEQLEGWKNDGRDVCLLIGGPEGLSPECKAAAEQSWSLSPLTLPHPLVRVVVAESLYRAWSLTTNHPYHRE; the protein is encoded by the coding sequence ATGAAAATCACATTAATTGCAGTGGGCACCAAAATGCCGGCTTGGGTTACCACCGGATTTGAAGAATACCAACGTCGTTTTCCTAAAGACATGCCTTTTGAACTCATTGAAATCCCTGCAGGCAAGCGTGGAAAAAATGCGGATATTAAACGTATCTTAGAGCAAGAAGGCAAAGCGATGCTCGCAGCTTGCGGAAAAGGCAAAGTAGTCACATTAGATATCCCTGGCAAACCTTGGACAACACCACAACTTGCTGAGCAATTAGAGGGTTGGAAAAATGATGGTCGTGATGTGTGCTTACTCATTGGCGGGCCTGAAGGTTTATCCCCCGAATGCAAAGCGGCAGCAGAACAAAGTTGGTCACTGTCACCACTCACACTGCCCCATCCATTAGTGCGAGTTGTCGTGGCAGAAAGTTTATACCGCGCGTGGTCACTGACAACAAACCACCCTTATCATAGAGAATAA
- the rodA gene encoding rod shape-determining protein RodA: MEEKVPLCLRLWQRLHIDFLLFIGLAAITAYGMLVLYSASGASEVMFQNRIIQVILGFTVMMIMAQLPPKFYQRLAPYLYLVGFIMLILVDAIGTTSKGAQRWLDLGFIRFQPSEIVKLAVPLMVAVYLGNRPLPPKMSETFIAIAMIIVPTLLVAIQPDLGTSILVSASGLFVVFLAGMSWWLILAAVVGLAAFIPIMWMYLMHDYQRMRVLTLLDPEKDPLGAGYHILQSKIAIGSGGISGKGWMQGTQSQLEFLPEPHTDFIFAVMSEEHGMVGFLILMAIYLFIIIRGLIIAVNAETSFGRILAGATTLIFFVYVFVNIGMVSGILPVVGVPLPLFSYGGTSYVAIMASFGLVMSIHTHKPRFMKGN, from the coding sequence ATGGAAGAAAAAGTGCCTCTATGCTTGCGATTATGGCAACGCTTACATATTGATTTTTTATTATTTATTGGATTAGCCGCTATTACAGCCTATGGCATGCTTGTGCTTTATAGTGCATCTGGTGCCAGTGAAGTGATGTTCCAAAATCGTATCATTCAGGTCATATTAGGTTTTACTGTCATGATGATTATGGCACAACTTCCCCCTAAATTTTATCAGCGACTCGCCCCTTACTTATATTTGGTGGGTTTTATCATGCTGATCTTGGTTGATGCTATCGGAACAACCAGTAAAGGAGCACAACGTTGGTTAGATCTTGGGTTTATTCGCTTTCAGCCTTCTGAAATTGTCAAACTCGCGGTACCATTAATGGTTGCGGTATATTTAGGTAACCGTCCATTACCACCGAAAATGAGCGAAACCTTTATTGCTATTGCCATGATTATTGTGCCAACTTTACTTGTGGCTATTCAACCAGACTTAGGCACGTCAATTCTGGTTAGTGCATCAGGCCTATTCGTGGTATTCTTAGCTGGGATGAGTTGGTGGCTAATTCTTGCTGCAGTAGTTGGTTTAGCGGCATTTATTCCTATCATGTGGATGTATTTAATGCATGATTACCAACGCATGCGTGTATTAACCTTGCTTGACCCCGAAAAAGATCCTTTGGGGGCAGGTTATCACATTTTGCAATCCAAAATTGCCATCGGTTCAGGCGGTATATCTGGCAAGGGATGGATGCAAGGGACACAATCCCAATTAGAATTTTTGCCTGAACCACACACTGATTTTATTTTTGCCGTGATGAGTGAAGAACATGGAATGGTCGGTTTTCTTATTCTGATGGCAATTTATTTGTTTATTATTATCCGTGGCTTAATAATTGCGGTAAATGCAGAAACCTCTTTCGGGCGTATTCTTGCGGGCGCAACCACACTGATATTCTTCGTTTATGTCTTCGTGAATATTGGTATGGTGAGTGGCATTTTGCCTGTTGTAGGGGTGCCTTTACCACTCTTTAGCTACGGCGGTACCTCATATGTCGCCATCATGGCAAGCTTTGGTTTAGTGATGTCCATTCATACTCACAAACCTCGCTTTATGAAAGGGAACTAA
- the lipA gene encoding lipoyl synthase: protein MSTPFKMERGVKYRDAAKTSIIPVKNIDPNQELLKKPEWMKIKLPSSSLKIETIKNGMRRHGLHSVCEEASCPNLHECFNHGTATFMILGAICTRRCPFCDVAHGKPLPPDPDEPRKLAETIQDMKLKYVVITSVDRDDLPDRGAGHFAECVKEVRALNPGIKIEILVPDFRGRITQALEKLKDNPPDVFNHNLENVPRLYKEIRPGADYQWSLKLLHDFKEMFPNIPTKSGLMVGLGETNEEILQVMEDLRANGVTMLTLGQYLQPSRHHLPVARYVPPAEFDEFRDKANAMGFEHAACGPFVRSSYHADLQASGGLVK from the coding sequence ATGTCAACGCCTTTTAAAATGGAACGCGGTGTGAAATACCGTGATGCAGCCAAAACATCAATTATCCCTGTTAAAAACATCGATCCTAATCAAGAATTATTGAAAAAGCCGGAATGGATGAAAATCAAATTGCCATCTAGCTCATTAAAGATCGAGACCATTAAAAATGGGATGCGTCGTCATGGCCTACATTCTGTCTGCGAAGAAGCGTCTTGTCCAAATTTACACGAGTGCTTTAACCATGGTACAGCAACCTTTATGATTTTAGGGGCGATTTGTACTCGTCGTTGCCCTTTCTGTGACGTTGCACATGGTAAACCATTACCACCCGATCCAGATGAACCACGTAAATTAGCTGAAACTATCCAAGATATGAAGTTGAAATATGTGGTGATTACCTCTGTAGACCGTGATGATTTGCCTGATCGTGGCGCAGGTCATTTTGCTGAATGTGTAAAAGAAGTGCGCGCATTAAATCCTGGCATCAAAATTGAGATTTTGGTTCCTGATTTCCGTGGACGTATTACTCAAGCCTTAGAAAAATTAAAAGACAATCCACCGGATGTGTTCAACCACAACTTGGAAAATGTGCCACGTTTGTATAAAGAAATTCGTCCGGGCGCTGATTATCAGTGGTCTTTAAAATTGCTTCATGATTTCAAAGAAATGTTCCCAAACATCCCAACAAAATCAGGTTTAATGGTTGGATTAGGTGAAACTAATGAAGAAATTCTTCAAGTCATGGAAGACTTACGTGCAAACGGCGTAACCATGCTTACACTGGGTCAATATCTTCAACCTAGTCGCCATCACTTACCGGTTGCGCGCTATGTGCCACCAGCCGAATTTGATGAGTTCCGTGATAAAGCCAACGCAATGGGCTTTGAACACGCAGCCTGTGGCCCATTTGTTCGCTCTTCCTACCATGCTGATTTACAAGCAAGTGGTGGATTAGTGAAGTAA
- a CDS encoding septal ring lytic transglycosylase RlpA family protein — MTLKNILKTTALFTLISSSSFSAFADTQKMYGIQGDSLSITTTVQAPQSYEVNGKTYTTQGDEAKSYSKEGTASYYHHKFNGRKTANGERYNSALFTAAHKTLPLNSYAVVTNLHNNRKVIVRINDRGPFSEKRIIDLSHSAAKELGLIARGTGQVRIEALHVDHEGQISGAGAKTLAKHAKTQEASDRLVINKNNEKKNQNLESTNNAKTVFKLKLLALSSKNQAESIITKLALDDIKTEINQNGQNYEIHFGPLTEQSDINQLKTKLQKTINGQPVIVYTYKN; from the coding sequence ATGACATTAAAAAACATCTTAAAAACGACCGCACTTTTTACCTTGATAAGCAGCTCAAGTTTTTCTGCTTTTGCCGATACGCAAAAAATGTATGGTATTCAAGGAGATTCACTGTCGATTACCACGACCGTTCAAGCGCCACAGAGCTATGAAGTGAATGGTAAAACATACACCACACAAGGTGATGAGGCGAAATCCTATTCAAAAGAAGGGACAGCAAGCTATTACCACCATAAATTTAATGGTCGTAAAACAGCTAATGGTGAACGCTATAATTCGGCTCTTTTCACTGCAGCCCATAAAACGTTGCCTTTAAACTCTTATGCAGTTGTCACAAACTTGCATAATAATCGCAAAGTGATTGTGCGAATTAATGATCGCGGCCCATTCAGTGAGAAACGTATCATTGACTTATCCCATTCGGCTGCGAAAGAATTAGGCCTTATTGCTCGTGGTACAGGACAAGTAAGAATTGAAGCCTTACACGTGGATCATGAAGGTCAAATTTCAGGTGCAGGAGCAAAAACACTCGCTAAGCATGCAAAAACGCAAGAAGCCAGTGACCGTTTAGTTATCAATAAAAATAACGAAAAAAAAAATCAAAACTTAGAAAGCACAAACAATGCAAAAACTGTCTTCAAGCTAAAACTACTCGCTCTGTCGTCAAAAAATCAAGCAGAAAGCATCATCACAAAACTCGCACTAGACGACATCAAAACTGAAATTAATCAAAATGGGCAAAACTACGAAATCCATTTTGGTCCATTAACGGAGCAATCGGATATTAATCAATTAAAAACAAAATTACAAAAAACGATCAATGGGCAACCCGTAATCGTTTATACTTATAAAAACTAA
- the rsfS gene encoding ribosome silencing factor produces the protein MSLVEFVIDKLDDLKGTEIVHFDVKGKSSITENMIICTGTSSRQVSAMADNLIAECKKAGYETFGEEGRNTADWIVVDLGQTIVHIMQRDAREMYQLEKLWA, from the coding sequence ATGTCATTAGTTGAATTTGTAATTGATAAACTCGATGATTTAAAAGGCACTGAAATTGTGCATTTTGATGTAAAAGGCAAATCATCGATTACTGAAAATATGATTATTTGTACCGGTACATCTAGCCGCCAAGTCTCTGCGATGGCCGATAACCTTATTGCGGAATGTAAAAAAGCCGGTTATGAAACCTTTGGTGAAGAAGGTCGTAATACCGCAGATTGGATCGTGGTCGATCTCGGTCAAACCATCGTACACATCATGCAGCGCGATGCACGTGAAATGTATCAATTAGAAAAACTTTGGGCATAA